Proteins from a single region of Alternaria dauci strain A2016 chromosome 4, whole genome shotgun sequence:
- a CDS encoding 60S ribosomal protein eL21, producing MGHAAGLRAGTRYAFSRSFKQKGMIPLSTYLKQYKVGDIVDVVANGAVQKGMPYKVYHGKTGIVYNVTKSAVGVILQKQVGNRYMEKRINVRIEHVRHSRSREDFLKRVKLNFAKQQKAKETGEPQEMKRQPAQPRTEHIVSLKEQKPENITPIPYETYI from the exons ATGGGTCACGCAGCCGGTCTTCGCGCGGGTACGCGCTATGC CTTTTCGAGGAGCTTCAAGCAGAAGGGAATGATCCCTCTCTCGACCTACCTCAAGCAGTACAAGGTCGGCGACATCGTCGATGTCGTAGCAAACG GTGCGGTCCAGAAGGGTATGCCCTACAAGGTCTACCACGGCAAGACCGGTATCGTCTACAACGTCACCAAGTCTGCCGTGGGCGTCATCCTCCAGAAGCAGGTCGGCAACCGATACATGGAGAAGCGCATCAACGTCCGCATCGAGCACGTCCGCCACTCCCGCTCACGAGAGGACTTCCTCAAGCGCGTCAAGCTCAACTTCGCCAAGCAACAAAAGGCCAAGGAGACTGGCGAGCCCCAGGAGATGAAGCGCCAGCCCGCACAGCCCCGCACCGAGCACATCGTCAGCCTCAAGGAGCAAAAGCCTGAGAACATTACCCCCATCCCGTACGAGACCTACATTTAG